A region from the Hippoglossus hippoglossus isolate fHipHip1 chromosome 18, fHipHip1.pri, whole genome shotgun sequence genome encodes:
- the LOC117752268 gene encoding glycoprotein hormone beta-5-like isoform X1 produces the protein MVDHVQLMNKRHKIIIIMIIVFHQSYLTLSLYFSPPSSIPSMHLHPLTLSLFILLVGEATVMCVVVTTALHGFRGCAVREFSFVAQKPGCKGLRITTEACWGRCHTWEKPVPDPPYIQRNHRVCTYSRSRHMTARLPGCPPNVSPLYHYPMALHCHCAICSTQDTECETF, from the exons atggtTGATCATGTGCAGCTGATGAATAAAAGAcataagataataataataatgataattgtCTTCCATCAAAGTTACTTaaccctctctctctatttctctcccCCATCCTCCATACCCAGCATGCATCTCCACCCTCTGaccctctccctcttcatcctcctggTTGGAGAGGCAACCGTGATGTGCGTTGTCGTGACGACAGCGCTCCACGGCTTCCGAGGCTGCGCCGTGCGAGAGTTCTCCTTCGTGGCCCAGAAGCCCGGCTGCAAGGGACTACGCATCACCACGGAGGCCTGCTGGGGGCGCTGCCACACCTGGGAG AAACCCGTGCCGGATCCCCCCTACATCCAGCGAAACCACCGCGTGTGCACGTACAGCCGTAGCCGCCACATGACGGCACGGCTGCCGGGCTGCCCGCCCAACGTTTCACCTCTCTACCACTATCCCATGGCCCTGCACTGCCACTGTGCCATCTGCTCCACACAGGACACAGAGTGTGAGACCTTCTGA
- the LOC117752268 gene encoding glycoprotein hormone beta-5-like isoform X2, translating to MHLHPLTLSLFILLVGEATVMCVVVTTALHGFRGCAVREFSFVAQKPGCKGLRITTEACWGRCHTWEKPVPDPPYIQRNHRVCTYSRSRHMTARLPGCPPNVSPLYHYPMALHCHCAICSTQDTECETF from the exons ATGCATCTCCACCCTCTGaccctctccctcttcatcctcctggTTGGAGAGGCAACCGTGATGTGCGTTGTCGTGACGACAGCGCTCCACGGCTTCCGAGGCTGCGCCGTGCGAGAGTTCTCCTTCGTGGCCCAGAAGCCCGGCTGCAAGGGACTACGCATCACCACGGAGGCCTGCTGGGGGCGCTGCCACACCTGGGAG AAACCCGTGCCGGATCCCCCCTACATCCAGCGAAACCACCGCGTGTGCACGTACAGCCGTAGCCGCCACATGACGGCACGGCTGCCGGGCTGCCCGCCCAACGTTTCACCTCTCTACCACTATCCCATGGCCCTGCACTGCCACTGTGCCATCTGCTCCACACAGGACACAGAGTGTGAGACCTTCTGA